In Bacteroidota bacterium, a single window of DNA contains:
- the thrS gene encoding threonine--tRNA ligase, whose translation MINITLPDGSVRQYEKGTTSLDIAKSISEGLARKVLAASVNGKVWDISRPINEDAAFKLLTWDDTEGKNTFWHSSAHLMAEAVESMFPGVKFWVGPPVDNGFYYDMDLGDRKISEADLEALEKKMNELSKQNNAFARKEISKADALKYFTDKGDEYKLDLLQNLTDGEITFYTQGNFTDLCRGPHIPNTGFIKAIKLTNIAGAYWKGDEKNKQLTRLYGVTFPSQKQLDEYLALLEEAKKRDHRKLGKELGIFTMDDDVGQGLIMWMPNGTVIIEELEKLAKETEQAAGYKRVVTPHIAKESMYLTSGHLPYYADSMYPPMEMDGEKYYLRSMNCPHHHKIYAAEPKSYRDLPYRVAEYGTVYRYEQSGELFGLMRVRCLHMNDAHIYCTKEQFNDEFRAVNDLYLKYFKIFGVDKYIMRLSLHSPEKLGIKYVNEPELWKQTEEMVRNLLIESSIPYVEVQDEAAFYGPKIDVQIYSVIGREFTLATNQVDFSQGRSFKLQYTTQDNKTETPLIIHRAPLGTHERFIGFLLEHYAGKLPLWLAPVQVKLLPISDKFVGYAQSVLDKLKKADIRAELDDRSEKIGKKIRDTELMKVPYMFVVGEKEVNENKVAVRRQGKGDLGAKSVDEIINELVTEIKERKAE comes from the coding sequence ATGATTAATATCACTTTACCGGATGGTTCGGTAAGACAGTATGAGAAAGGCACAACTTCACTGGATATTGCTAAATCCATTTCTGAAGGATTGGCAAGAAAAGTTCTAGCTGCTTCAGTAAATGGAAAAGTTTGGGATATAAGCCGGCCTATTAATGAAGACGCTGCTTTTAAACTATTGACATGGGATGATACGGAGGGAAAAAATACATTCTGGCATTCATCTGCCCACCTGATGGCTGAAGCTGTTGAATCAATGTTCCCTGGTGTAAAATTCTGGGTAGGCCCGCCGGTAGATAATGGTTTTTATTATGACATGGATCTCGGTGATAGAAAAATTTCCGAAGCTGACCTGGAAGCATTGGAAAAAAAGATGAATGAGTTGTCAAAGCAGAATAATGCTTTTGCCCGTAAAGAAATTTCAAAAGCAGATGCACTAAAATATTTTACCGATAAAGGTGACGAATACAAACTCGACTTATTGCAAAACCTGACTGATGGTGAAATAACTTTTTATACACAGGGAAATTTTACAGATCTCTGCCGCGGTCCGCATATTCCAAATACAGGTTTTATAAAAGCGATAAAACTTACCAATATCGCAGGAGCTTACTGGAAAGGTGATGAAAAGAATAAACAGCTTACAAGATTGTATGGTGTCACATTTCCTTCCCAAAAACAATTGGATGAATATCTCGCCTTGCTTGAAGAAGCTAAGAAAAGAGATCATAGAAAGTTGGGAAAAGAGTTAGGCATTTTTACAATGGATGATGATGTAGGCCAAGGCCTGATCATGTGGATGCCGAATGGAACTGTGATAATTGAAGAACTGGAGAAGCTGGCAAAAGAAACTGAACAAGCGGCAGGATATAAAAGAGTAGTGACCCCGCATATCGCTAAGGAAAGTATGTATCTCACCAGTGGTCACCTCCCATATTATGCAGATAGTATGTACCCTCCAATGGAAATGGATGGCGAAAAATATTATCTGAGATCGATGAACTGCCCACATCATCATAAGATTTATGCTGCTGAACCTAAAAGCTATCGTGACTTACCTTATCGTGTTGCTGAATATGGAACGGTATATCGTTATGAGCAAAGCGGTGAATTATTTGGATTGATGAGGGTACGTTGCCTGCATATGAATGATGCACATATTTACTGTACAAAAGAACAGTTCAATGATGAGTTCAGGGCGGTGAATGATTTGTACCTGAAGTATTTTAAGATCTTCGGAGTAGATAAATATATCATGCGTCTTTCTTTGCACTCACCGGAAAAATTGGGGATTAAATATGTGAATGAACCTGAGTTGTGGAAGCAAACAGAAGAGATGGTTAGGAATCTGTTGATAGAATCAAGCATACCATATGTGGAAGTGCAGGATGAGGCCGCTTTTTACGGTCCGAAAATAGATGTACAGATCTATAGCGTTATTGGCCGTGAGTTTACCCTTGCAACCAACCAGGTGGATTTTTCACAGGGCCGCAGTTTTAAATTACAATACACAACGCAGGATAATAAAACAGAAACGCCCCTTATTATTCACAGGGCCCCGCTGGGCACACATGAACGGTTTATTGGCTTCCTGTTAGAGCATTATGCCGGTAAATTGCCGCTATGGCTGGCGCCGGTACAGGTGAAATTGCTGCCTATCAGCGACAAATTTGTAGGATATGCACAATCTGTTTTGGATAAACTAAAAAAAGCGGATATTCGTGCAGAGCTTGATGACCGCAGCGAAAAGATCGGAAAAAAGATTCGTGATACTGAGCTGATGAAAGTACCTTACATGTTCGTGGTAGGTGAAAAAGAGGTGAATGAAAACAAAGTAGCTGTGAGAAGGCAAGGCAAAGGCGATCTCGGGGCAAAATCAGTGGATGAAATTATTAATGAACTAGTGACAGAGATCAAAGAAAGAAAAGCAGAATAG
- a CDS encoding translation initiation factor IF-3 produces the protein MAVQQGGGGGYKPGGGGGFQRPAGGGGFQKPGGFNKGGFNRNRFPPRREAEHRINHFIRVPQVRLVGENIEVGVYSTQDAMKIAQDQGLDLVEISPQADPPVCKVIDYNKFLYDKKKKEKEMKAKSKTSEVKEIRFTPNTDDHDFDFKSRHAENFLKDGDKVKAYVQFKGRAIQFKDRGELLLLKFADRLKEFGAMESMPKLEGKRMIAIFTPKGKKKP, from the coding sequence ATGGCAGTACAACAAGGTGGTGGTGGCGGTTATAAACCCGGTGGCGGAGGTGGTTTTCAAAGACCGGCCGGTGGTGGTGGTTTCCAAAAACCAGGTGGATTTAACAAAGGCGGCTTCAACAGGAACAGGTTTCCTCCCCGCAGAGAAGCTGAGCATCGTATCAATCATTTTATCAGGGTTCCCCAGGTTCGTTTGGTTGGTGAGAATATAGAAGTGGGTGTTTACTCAACACAGGATGCAATGAAAATTGCGCAGGATCAAGGGCTTGATCTGGTAGAAATTTCTCCGCAGGCCGATCCGCCGGTTTGCAAGGTTATTGACTATAATAAATTCCTCTACGATAAGAAGAAGAAGGAAAAAGAAATGAAAGCGAAAAGCAAAACCTCTGAAGTAAAAGAGATTCGCTTTACGCCCAATACAGATGATCATGATTTTGATTTCAAATCACGTCATGCTGAAAACTTTTTGAAAGATGGTGATAAAGTAAAAGCATACGTTCAGTTCAAAGGCCGTGCAATTCAATTCAAAGACCGTGGTGAATTATTACTTTTAAAATTTGCTGATCGTTTGAAAGAATTTGGTGCTATGGAAAGCATGCCGAAACTCGAAGGAAAAAGAATGATCGCTATTTTTACACCGAAAGGGAAGAAGAAACCATAA
- a CDS encoding zinc-dependent metalloprotease: MINTLSLEILYSVSSASFIQIKNMIKTTTRFSFVLGAALFATSINAQPPNSRPTDSTRRATPSNNGPKAFKEIVTSKAVSDEGLFTIHKVEDKYYFEIPDKLLGRDVLVVNRVSKSSVNTSKAFGGYNGDQINETVIRFEKGPSNKIFLKAVSYAVMSKDSTQPMFQSVMNSNIQPISAVFEIKAWSKDTTGCLIDVSDYLNSDNDIIAFSSTGLGGPTSLIMGKSIFNAGGFQPDKSYVVSVKSFENNIEISAIKTYSKTMGSGIQIGLPTAPGSQSNVTLQINSSLIILPEKQMHKRYFDNRIGYFARGYTDFDKNPQGVENPSIALKWRLEPKEEDIEKYLRGELVEPKKQIVYYIDPATPKKWIPFLIQGVNDWQVAFEKAGFKNAIIAKEAPTNDSNWTLEDARYAGIIYKPSSVANAYGPTVTDPRTGEILESHIGWFHNVMQILRNWYFIQCAATDPKARKMVFEDELMGQLIRFVSSHEVGHTLGLQHNFGSSSTVPVENLRNKAWVEANGHTPSIMDYARFNYVAQPEDNISEIGLFPRIGDYDKWAIEWAYRWYPDFKTEDDEKAHLNKWVIEKLKDRRLWWGSGETDDPRNQTEDLGDDAVKASGYGIANLKRILPNLMEWTKQSNEGYENLAELYGELVGQFNRYIGHVGSYVGSMFMTPKTIEQSGPVFEYLPEARQKDAVDFINKQLFTTPIWLINYDIFNRTGRNALTTIGGLQDAALGRLLRTSNLMKLINNEAAIGDKAYQVTELLSDLKKGIWSELSGGKSIDVYRRNLQKSYVSIIDGILNPPSQSSGSTIIFLGGGGGGSQVDKSDIKSILRAHLISLNQEVKAASARITDNMSKLHLADVSNRIDNILDPKK, encoded by the coding sequence ATGATAAACACCTTATCACTGGAAATCCTGTATTCTGTATCTTCAGCCTCTTTTATCCAAATAAAAAATATGATTAAAACGACCACACGATTCAGTTTTGTACTTGGTGCTGCATTATTTGCCACCAGCATAAATGCTCAGCCACCAAACTCAAGACCTACCGATAGTACCCGTCGTGCTACGCCATCCAATAATGGCCCCAAAGCATTTAAGGAGATTGTTACTTCAAAAGCGGTAAGTGATGAAGGTTTGTTTACCATACATAAAGTTGAAGACAAATATTATTTTGAAATACCTGATAAATTATTAGGCCGTGATGTACTGGTAGTAAACAGGGTTTCCAAATCATCAGTAAATACCAGTAAAGCCTTTGGTGGTTATAATGGCGATCAGATAAATGAAACAGTTATTCGTTTTGAAAAAGGCCCATCCAATAAAATTTTTCTGAAAGCAGTTTCTTATGCGGTAATGTCGAAAGACAGTACACAGCCAATGTTTCAATCAGTAATGAATTCAAACATACAGCCTATCTCTGCTGTATTTGAAATAAAAGCATGGTCAAAAGATACTACAGGATGTTTGATCGATGTTTCAGATTACCTGAACAGTGATAACGATATCATTGCTTTTTCATCTACAGGATTAGGAGGCCCCACTTCATTGATAATGGGAAAATCCATATTTAACGCAGGAGGTTTTCAACCCGACAAATCCTATGTTGTAAGTGTAAAATCTTTTGAAAATAATATTGAGATAAGTGCAATTAAAACTTATAGCAAGACTATGGGTAGCGGAATTCAGATTGGTCTGCCTACCGCTCCGGGTAGCCAGAGCAATGTAACGTTGCAGATAAATAGTTCATTGATTATTCTTCCTGAAAAGCAAATGCATAAAAGATACTTCGATAACAGGATCGGTTATTTTGCAAGAGGCTATACTGATTTTGATAAAAATCCGCAAGGAGTAGAAAACCCAAGTATAGCTTTAAAATGGAGACTGGAACCTAAAGAAGAAGATATTGAAAAATATTTAAGAGGCGAATTGGTTGAGCCCAAAAAACAAATTGTTTATTATATCGATCCCGCTACTCCAAAGAAATGGATCCCTTTCCTGATACAGGGAGTAAATGACTGGCAGGTTGCTTTTGAAAAAGCAGGTTTCAAAAATGCCATCATTGCTAAAGAAGCTCCAACTAATGATTCTAACTGGACTCTCGAAGATGCGAGGTACGCCGGTATCATCTACAAACCTTCGAGTGTCGCAAATGCTTACGGCCCTACTGTTACAGATCCAAGAACTGGTGAAATACTCGAGAGTCATATTGGTTGGTTTCATAACGTGATGCAGATATTGCGGAACTGGTATTTTATTCAATGCGCTGCAACAGACCCGAAAGCAAGAAAAATGGTTTTTGAGGATGAGCTGATGGGTCAGTTGATCCGTTTTGTTTCTTCGCATGAAGTAGGTCATACTCTTGGACTGCAACATAATTTTGGATCAAGCAGTACAGTGCCGGTAGAAAATCTGAGGAACAAAGCATGGGTAGAAGCAAACGGACATACACCTTCCATTATGGATTATGCCCGTTTCAACTATGTAGCGCAGCCGGAAGATAATATTTCAGAGATCGGTTTATTTCCAAGAATAGGTGATTACGATAAATGGGCCATTGAATGGGCTTATCGTTGGTACCCTGATTTTAAAACAGAAGATGATGAAAAAGCACATTTAAATAAATGGGTAATTGAAAAATTAAAAGACAGAAGACTTTGGTGGGGTAGTGGTGAAACAGATGATCCAAGAAATCAAACAGAAGATTTAGGTGATGATGCAGTTAAAGCATCGGGTTATGGGATAGCAAATCTTAAAAGAATATTGCCTAACCTGATGGAATGGACAAAGCAAAGTAATGAAGGTTATGAAAATCTCGCCGAACTCTATGGTGAATTGGTTGGACAGTTTAACCGCTATATTGGCCATGTTGGTAGTTATGTAGGCAGTATGTTTATGACGCCAAAAACAATTGAGCAAAGCGGGCCTGTTTTCGAATATCTGCCCGAAGCCAGACAAAAAGATGCTGTTGATTTTATCAATAAGCAGTTATTTACAACACCTATCTGGCTTATTAATTATGATATTTTCAATCGTACCGGAAGAAATGCACTGACAACGATTGGCGGCTTGCAGGATGCTGCATTGGGCAGGTTGTTGCGTACCAGCAATCTTATGAAACTGATCAATAACGAAGCTGCAATTGGAGATAAGGCGTACCAGGTAACAGAGCTATTGTCTGACTTAAAGAAAGGTATCTGGTCTGAACTAAGTGGGGGCAAGTCAATTGATGTTTATCGCAGAAACCTTCAGAAATCCTATGTTAGCATTATCGATGGGATTCTAAATCCACCATCCCAGTCTTCAGGCAGTACTATAATTTTCCTGGGTGGAGGAGGTGGTGGCAGCCAAGTTGACAAATCAGACATTAAAAGCATCCTTAGAGCTCATTTGATTAGTCTAAACCAGGAAGTGAAAGCTGCATCAGCACGAATCACGGATAACATGAGCAAGCTTCATTTGGCTGACGTTTCAAACAGAATTGATAACATTCTGGATCCTAAGAAGTAA
- the rpmI gene encoding 50S ribosomal protein L35 has protein sequence MPKVKTNSSAKKRFKVTGTGKITHQKSFKRHILTKKSKKRKRALGKDGVVAKPNMNFVKFLLRLK, from the coding sequence ATGCCAAAGGTAAAAACGAACTCCAGTGCTAAAAAACGTTTCAAAGTAACGGGCACAGGAAAGATCACTCATCAAAAGAGTTTTAAACGTCACATCCTGACGAAAAAATCAAAGAAACGTAAAAGGGCTTTAGGTAAAGATGGCGTGGTTGCCAAACCTAACATGAACTTTGTAAAGTTCCTGCTTCGTTTGAAGTAA
- the rplT gene encoding 50S ribosomal protein L20 yields MPRSKNSVASKARRKKVLKQAKGFYGKRKNVYTVAKNVVEKGMTYMFVGRKLKKREYRTLWIARINAAVREEGLTYSEFINRLGKKGIELDRKVLADLAMNNPESFKSLVAQVK; encoded by the coding sequence ATGCCCCGTTCAAAAAATTCGGTAGCAAGTAAAGCACGCCGGAAAAAAGTATTAAAGCAAGCCAAAGGCTTTTATGGTAAACGTAAAAACGTTTATACCGTTGCCAAAAACGTAGTTGAAAAAGGTATGACCTATATGTTTGTAGGTCGTAAACTGAAGAAAAGAGAATACCGTACATTATGGATTGCACGTATCAACGCTGCTGTTCGTGAAGAAGGATTAACGTATTCTGAATTCATCAACCGTTTAGGTAAAAAAGGAATCGAGCTGGATAGAAAAGTACTCGCTGACCTTGCGATGAACAATCCTGAAAGCTTTAAGAGCCTTGTTGCGCAGGTAAAATAA
- a CDS encoding arginine decarboxylase — translation MNNTYLDLVKQTFNFPQEGIEVEEGNLYFNGVDLKALIAKYGTPMKVSYLPKIGMQIKKARHMFATAFKKYKYEGKYHYCYCTKSSHFSFVVEEALKQDIHLETSYAYDIEIVKKLYEKRKISKDTYIICNGYKQKGYIRRIAGLLNSGFQNVIPILDNKEELKEYAKAVKSTFKVGIRVAAEEEPTFPFYTSRLGIRAKDILEFYVDRIEGYESKFQLKMLHIFLNKGIKDDIYYWSELNKIINLYCQLKKICPELDSINIGGGFPIKHSLGFEYDYQFMINEIVRNIKAACKRNKVPMPNIFTEFGSYTVGESMMHIFSVIGQKNQNDRETWYMIDSSFITTLPDTWGIGEKFLMLPVNKWDKEYHRVVLGGITCDSHDYYDSEEHINEVFLPKIENGEPLYVGFFHTGAYQDQISGYGGIKHCLIPSPKHIIIGHDRNGKLTDWVYAKQQTAQSMLKILGYAK, via the coding sequence ATGAATAATACCTACCTCGACCTGGTTAAACAGACGTTTAATTTTCCCCAGGAAGGTATCGAGGTGGAGGAAGGCAACTTGTACTTTAATGGAGTCGATCTGAAAGCCCTGATTGCAAAATATGGCACACCTATGAAGGTTAGCTATCTTCCCAAGATCGGGATGCAGATCAAGAAAGCAAGGCACATGTTCGCAACTGCTTTTAAAAAATATAAATACGAAGGAAAGTATCATTACTGCTATTGTACCAAAAGCTCACACTTTAGTTTCGTGGTGGAAGAAGCATTGAAACAGGATATTCATCTTGAAACCTCTTATGCTTATGATATTGAGATCGTAAAAAAGCTATACGAAAAACGGAAGATAAGTAAGGACACATATATCATCTGTAATGGGTATAAACAAAAGGGGTACATAAGAAGGATAGCCGGATTACTTAACTCAGGTTTCCAAAATGTAATTCCAATCCTTGACAATAAAGAAGAATTGAAGGAATACGCCAAAGCAGTCAAGTCAACTTTCAAAGTAGGTATTCGCGTTGCTGCGGAGGAAGAACCTACATTTCCATTTTATACCTCACGATTAGGTATTCGTGCAAAAGATATTCTTGAGTTTTATGTAGATAGGATTGAGGGTTATGAAAGCAAGTTTCAACTCAAGATGCTTCATATCTTTTTGAACAAAGGAATTAAAGATGATATCTACTACTGGAGTGAATTGAATAAGATCATCAACCTCTATTGTCAGTTAAAAAAGATTTGTCCCGAGCTTGACAGTATCAATATCGGCGGCGGTTTTCCAATCAAGCACTCACTGGGCTTTGAATACGATTATCAGTTCATGATAAATGAGATCGTACGTAACATCAAAGCTGCTTGTAAACGAAACAAAGTACCGATGCCAAATATATTCACCGAATTTGGAAGTTATACCGTAGGTGAAAGCATGATGCATATCTTCAGTGTTATTGGGCAAAAAAATCAGAATGACCGTGAGACATGGTATATGATCGATTCATCATTTATCACTACACTTCCTGATACATGGGGCATTGGTGAAAAATTTCTAATGCTTCCGGTAAATAAGTGGGATAAAGAATATCATAGAGTGGTGCTGGGAGGCATCACATGCGATAGTCATGATTATTACGATAGCGAAGAACATATCAATGAAGTTTTCTTACCTAAGATCGAAAATGGTGAACCGCTTTATGTTGGATTTTTCCATACTGGTGCTTACCAGGATCAGATAAGCGGCTATGGCGGTATTAAACACTGTTTGATACCTTCTCCTAAACATATTATTATTGGGCACGATAGAAACGGGAAATTAACTGATTGGGTTTATGCTAAACAGCAAACGGCTCAAAGCATGCTGAAGATCCTTGGCTATGCTAAATAA
- a CDS encoding nuclear transport factor 2 family protein: MRKIQISLTLIFISLISHAQTAEDSVKAVVNNLFTAMKNADTVLLKSTFADAAIFQTITKDRTDGKTKVNTDPVQGFVDFIGKSTPGDADERISFGAVKIDGDLASVWTPYNFYFKKQFSHCGANSFQLIRFNGVWKIQYLIDTRRKQGCTP; this comes from the coding sequence ATGCGTAAGATTCAGATTTCATTAACGTTAATATTTATTTCACTTATCAGTCATGCACAAACTGCTGAAGACTCCGTAAAAGCCGTAGTAAATAATCTATTCACAGCAATGAAAAATGCAGATACAGTATTATTGAAAAGCACATTTGCAGATGCAGCAATTTTTCAAACAATTACCAAGGATAGAACAGATGGTAAAACAAAAGTGAATACTGATCCTGTGCAAGGATTTGTTGATTTCATAGGTAAATCAACACCCGGGGATGCAGATGAGAGAATTAGTTTCGGGGCAGTAAAAATTGATGGTGACCTTGCAAGTGTCTGGACACCGTATAATTTTTACTTTAAAAAACAATTTAGCCATTGCGGTGCTAATTCATTTCAACTGATACGCTTTAATGGTGTATGGAAAATACAATACCTGATTGATACGAGACGGAAGCAGGGATGTACTCCATAA
- a CDS encoding Hsp20/alpha crystallin family protein → MAHVKFNLQPFERSFNSLVDELFTELPVVFKNDFNKADWKGFVPVNVKESGSSFEMDLVAPGFTKEDFKINLENNILTVSAEKKDEVKEENEKQIRKEYSFKSFKRSFTVDEKIDATKIDASYINGVLRLNLPKKVEVKAPTTEIKIS, encoded by the coding sequence ATGGCACATGTAAAGTTTAACCTGCAACCGTTTGAAAGAAGTTTCAACAGCTTAGTTGATGAACTTTTTACTGAATTACCTGTTGTATTTAAGAATGATTTTAACAAAGCAGATTGGAAGGGATTTGTTCCAGTGAACGTCAAAGAATCAGGTAGTTCTTTTGAAATGGATCTGGTAGCTCCGGGATTTACAAAAGAAGATTTCAAAATAAACCTGGAGAATAATATCCTGACTGTTTCAGCAGAAAAAAAGGATGAAGTAAAAGAGGAGAATGAAAAACAAATTCGCAAAGAGTACAGTTTTAAATCCTTTAAGAGATCTTTCACAGTTGATGAAAAAATTGATGCAACTAAAATAGATGCTTCTTACATCAATGGAGTATTGAGATTAAACCTTCCGAAGAAAGTGGAAGTCAAAGCTCCAACAACAGAAATTAAAATATCTTAA
- a CDS encoding BrxA/BrxB family bacilliredoxin encodes MYPEEIVIPMKEELTENGFEEMLTPEEVDVQLSKKGTTLVMINSVCGCSAGTARPGVLLAVHQAEKKPDFLTTTFAGFDVAALRRLREHLLPYPPSSPSIALFKDGQLVHFIERHQIEGRPAQVIAQNLMGAFQQHCN; translated from the coding sequence ATGTATCCAGAAGAAATAGTAATTCCTATGAAAGAAGAGTTAACTGAGAATGGTTTTGAAGAAATGCTGACACCCGAAGAAGTGGATGTTCAACTTTCAAAAAAGGGAACTACATTGGTAATGATCAATTCCGTTTGTGGTTGTTCAGCAGGTACTGCCCGACCAGGCGTTTTGCTGGCTGTACATCAAGCAGAAAAAAAGCCTGATTTTCTAACTACAACTTTTGCCGGCTTTGATGTAGCAGCTCTAAGAAGACTCAGAGAACACTTACTTCCTTATCCTCCATCATCTCCATCAATCGCATTATTTAAAGATGGTCAGTTGGTTCATTTTATCGAACGTCATCAGATTGAAGGAAGACCTGCGCAGGTAATTGCGCAAAACCTGATGGGTGCATTTCAACAGCATTGTAATTAA
- a CDS encoding diacylglyceryl transferase: MYPNLFYVFKDLFGIEIDGLRFVNSFGFFVAIAFIIAAVILSKELQRKSGQGFFQPSEMQIMVGEPAKLMDLLSNFLLGFLLGYKILALFLLSKSATTDPQAFIFSLNGSWPAGIGLGLLFAGLKWWEKKKNFLPKPEKRTVRIWPHDRVGEITILALIFGLLGAKLFDIFENWSGFLKNPSSYIFSPAGLTMYGGLICASLAIWWYAKKHKISFWHLNDSAAPALMLAYAIGRLGCQVAGDGDWGIFNSAYAVNDKAKIELANPGSLDSTIKSNVVYFMNEFDSLSNVPSAHFKKPGALGFMPDWLFAYDYPHNVNEAGIELADCKDKYCNHLPAPVFPTPFYETIICTILFFIIWGLRKRFKVAGTLFGFYLMLNGLERFFIETIRVNNKMRIFGIQMTQAELIAALLFISGLAICITLSRKNKPKAV; this comes from the coding sequence ATGTATCCCAACCTCTTTTACGTTTTCAAAGACTTATTCGGAATTGAAATTGACGGTCTCAGGTTTGTAAATTCATTCGGTTTTTTTGTTGCTATTGCATTTATTATTGCTGCAGTTATCCTTTCAAAAGAACTTCAACGCAAAAGCGGGCAAGGCTTTTTTCAGCCTTCCGAAATGCAGATAATGGTAGGCGAACCGGCTAAATTAATGGACCTGCTTTCAAACTTTCTGTTAGGTTTTTTGCTGGGCTATAAAATTCTTGCATTATTTCTGTTAAGTAAATCAGCCACTACCGATCCGCAAGCTTTTATATTCTCATTGAACGGAAGTTGGCCAGCTGGTATTGGTTTAGGATTGTTATTTGCCGGACTAAAATGGTGGGAGAAAAAGAAGAACTTTTTACCCAAACCTGAAAAGAGAACAGTACGCATCTGGCCGCATGACAGGGTAGGAGAAATAACTATTCTGGCTTTGATATTTGGATTACTCGGCGCCAAACTGTTTGACATATTTGAGAACTGGAGTGGATTTTTAAAAAATCCATCATCTTATATTTTTTCACCTGCAGGCCTTACTATGTATGGGGGCCTTATTTGTGCTTCACTTGCTATCTGGTGGTATGCAAAAAAACATAAGATATCTTTTTGGCATTTGAATGATTCAGCGGCGCCTGCATTGATGCTGGCCTATGCGATTGGCCGATTAGGTTGCCAGGTAGCTGGTGATGGTGATTGGGGAATATTTAATTCAGCGTATGCTGTAAATGATAAAGCTAAAATTGAACTAGCTAATCCAGGTTCTTTAGATTCTACCATTAAATCAAATGTTGTTTATTTCATGAACGAGTTTGACAGCTTGTCAAACGTCCCTTCAGCACATTTTAAAAAACCGGGTGCCCTTGGTTTTATGCCTGATTGGTTATTTGCATACGACTATCCGCATAATGTAAATGAAGCAGGCATTGAATTGGCTGATTGCAAAGATAAGTATTGTAATCATTTACCGGCGCCTGTCTTTCCCACACCTTTTTATGAAACTATTATTTGCACAATACTCTTTTTTATCATCTGGGGTTTGAGAAAAAGATTTAAAGTTGCAGGTACTCTTTTTGGGTTTTATTTAATGCTAAATGGCCTTGAAAGATTCTTTATAGAAACAATAAGAGTGAATAATAAAATGCGAATCTTCGGCATTCAAATGACACAGGCTGAGTTGATCGCAGCGCTTTTATTTATCTCTGGATTAGCTATATGCATCACGTTATCCCGTAAAAACAAGCCCAAGGCTGTATGA
- a CDS encoding RNA polymerase sigma factor RpoD/SigA — MRQLKIATQITNRDSQAVEKYLQEISKIPMITPEEETTLAQRIKMGDQRALDKLVQANLRFVVSVAKQYQHQGLSLSDLINEGNLGLIKAAQRFDETKGFKFISYAVWWIRQSILQALAEQGRLVRLPQNKIGTYNKANKAYMAFEQEHEREPSTEELADILEMSETEINNIFQSNTRHTSLDAPVHEAEDVAMGDLLEGSEDTDDDVMKDSLRNEIRRVLKSLSPREAEIVNAYFGLDGENGVTIEQIGHKYDLTKERIRQIKERAIKRLQKARYSSALKAYLG, encoded by the coding sequence ATGAGGCAGCTTAAAATTGCTACCCAGATCACTAATCGTGATTCCCAAGCCGTTGAAAAGTATCTACAGGAAATTTCTAAAATTCCGATGATCACTCCCGAAGAGGAAACAACACTGGCTCAAAGAATCAAGATGGGCGACCAGCGGGCATTAGACAAATTGGTGCAGGCGAACCTTCGTTTCGTGGTATCTGTGGCTAAGCAGTACCAGCACCAGGGACTTTCTCTTAGCGATTTGATTAACGAGGGTAACCTCGGATTGATAAAAGCGGCACAACGCTTTGATGAAACCAAAGGTTTCAAATTCATTTCATACGCTGTTTGGTGGATTCGCCAGTCCATCCTGCAGGCGTTGGCAGAGCAGGGCCGTTTAGTCCGCTTGCCTCAAAACAAAATTGGCACCTACAACAAAGCCAACAAGGCTTATATGGCTTTTGAACAAGAACATGAAAGGGAACCATCAACAGAAGAACTGGCTGATATCCTGGAAATGAGTGAAACAGAGATCAACAACATTTTTCAAAGCAATACCCGCCACACTTCATTAGATGCTCCTGTACATGAAGCAGAAGATGTAGCTATGGGTGATTTGCTGGAAGGAAGTGAAGACACGGATGATGATGTGATGAAAGATTCTTTGCGTAATGAAATTCGTCGTGTTTTGAAATCACTTTCACCCCGCGAAGCTGAGATCGTAAACGCTTATTTCGGATTAGACGGAGAGAATGGTGTTACAATCGAACAAATTGGCCACAAATACGATCTTACCAAAGAACGTATCCGCCAGATCAAGGAAAGAGCAATTAAACGTTTACAAAAAGCCCGTTATAGCAGTGCTTTAAAAGCTTATTTAGGCTAA